Below is a genomic region from Culicoides brevitarsis isolate CSIRO-B50_1 chromosome 2, AGI_CSIRO_Cbre_v1, whole genome shotgun sequence.
atgagaaaaattgcgacgcaaattaaaaaatcatgccTTACCCAACAATCCAGCCGCATTGTTTTGATTATGTAAACCCGAAGAGGAACCAAAGCTCGAGAAATATCTGTCGTGATTGGCGTTGTACTCGTTGATGCTGCGATGTGACAACACTTTAACACTGATTTGTGTCGGTTTCCGCAGATTTAGGACGCGGTACATCCTCGTTTTATGcgctttttttattggaaaactacaaaaaaactcatttgcGATTTCTCACATTGTCGCGGACCCATGAAACTAAACTTGTACAATTCACTTGAAACTGGGATCAAAAATGGGTCCCATATTAACTCGACTTGTACAAGAAACTTGAAACTGGGATCAAAAATGGGTCCCAAAGCGACTTGTACAAGAAACTTGGATGAAAAAGCCCCCTTCCGGAAAAATTCTGAACTAAAATTCGGTAAACAAAAACACATGGCACGTATCGCTGCCTCAAATTCGTATTAAAAAACCGCAAAATTCCCCCAAAAATGTCCGATTCCGACAGTGACTCATCTCCCGAGATGTCTGGCAACGAATCCGCCGCCTCCGTCGAGAAGGAAGAAAAACCAAAACGCAAACGCCTCGCCGACTATTTGGCAGAAAAAGCTGCTCGTCTCGCCAAAGAGgccgaagaagaagacgacacGGACCCGGATGAGGAAAAAGTCCTGCTGCCCGCCATCAATCCCgtgaattttgtcaaaaacaaaGATGTGCGTCGCCAAAAGTTCAAACGGCTCCAAGTGGCGAAGAAAAAAGCGGAAAAAGCCGAACGAAAGTTACGAAAACAAGAACCGGGACCCAAAAGTCGGGGGCATACGATCGAAAGTCTCCGCGAAACGGACCAAACAACCGTCAACGACATGGAAACGGAAGAAATGGAGGAACTCCAAAAGGATCTAGAGACCGATGAGTTTAGTGAATATTTCGCCAAAACGTATGAACCGAAAGTTCTCATCACGTACAGCGACAATCCGCATACAAAAACGCGGAAATTCGGCAAGGAATTGAACCGGATCATCCCGAATAGCTTGGCAAAGGTGCGAAATCGGTCGTCGTTGAAGAAAATCTGCAAAAGTGCCATTCGGGAGGAATACACGGATGTTATTGTCATCAATGAGAGCAGAACGCAACCCGATGGATTAATTGTAGTGCATCTCCCGGATGGCCCGACGGCACATTTTAAGCTCAGTAACGTCAAATTGACGAAGGAACTGCGAAAAAGTCACAAAGACATCAACAGTCATCGACCCGAAGtggttttgaataattttggaaCGCGACTCGGATTGCGAATTGGTCGCATGTTGGGCGCTCTTTTCCATCATGACCCGCAATTCAGGGGGCGACGCGTTGCTACGTTCCACAATCAACGTGATTACATCTTTTTCCGTCATCATCGCTACGAGTTTGGAAAAAATGGTGAAAGAGTTAAATTAGCAGAATTAGGCCCACGATTCACCTTAAAGCTTCGTTCGTTGCAATCGGgactttttgacacaaaaaccgGCGATTACGAATGGATGATTACCAATAAGCGACATCAAATGGAAGGACGTCGAAGATTTTTcctctgaaaaaatttcaatttttttcctcttatattattttttcctctgatttatataaaataaagttaaaaattccaaCTTTGGCCCCGTTCGTCGCTCACATAACCGAACATTGGTCATTTAATGCCGGATCGAATCCGGGTAAACTTGCGCCGCCTCCATCGCCGAGCAATTCCGCAGGCGGTTGTCCCAAATCctgcattttttgcattttttctagCACAACGTTGAATCTTTCCTTCTTCACATCCGCTGAATCGgatgatttttctttctctaGCTCAGCTACGACTTCTTTGATCAATCCAAATTGCTTTTCGTACTTTTCCTTGTCCTCCTTTGAGAGTTTCGTGGCGTTTTCTTTCAGGTAATTTGGGTATTTTTCCACCAAATCCTTCAAACTTGGCAACAGAATCTCCGCTGAGAGCAAACTTTGCATCATGCTTTGCATGAAAGGCATGAAACCGGCTGCTTCGCCATTTTCGCCGCCCATGTCGAGGCCTTGGAACATGCTGGCAAGCTCCTCGGCGTTGAAGGGGTTTTGTGCAGCTTCGGTGCCTTCGTTTAAGCCTTTTAGCACTTCTTGTATGCTTTCGGCGAACTCGGGATCCATTTTGCTTAAGCCTTCGTGGTCGTTTTTCATCGCCATACTTGCTGCTTCGGCCATTTTTTGGAAGCCGAGCGCGACGGTGTCAGCTGCTGCGGGATCTCCGCCCTCGCCGAAGAGTTTTGCCATGCTTTCTTGGAACACTTTTGCTTgttccctaaaaaaaaattaaaattttttaatgatttttcatatatttttataaaaaaaaaattattttatttaaatttaattttttttttaatttaaattaaaattaattaaattaatttttaaataaattatttatttaattaattaaataaatttaaattaattaataaataaaaataatttttaaataattaattttttaaaaaatataaaaaattaattaatttttttttttaaatttattttaattttttataaattaataaaaaaagttaaaataattaattaataaataaattttaattaattaattaaattttaattttaaaaattaatttttaattaattattttaattttattttcataaaaatattgaaaaaaattttttttaaatttaattctattgatttttaattaataaaaaaattaaaataattaatttatttaattaatgaataatttcgaattaattaattaattaaaaaaattaaattaataaaaaatatttttttttttggaaattttccattaaaaaaaaatgactcactGCATAAATTCCGCATTCCATAACTCACTGGCATTGTCAGTTGCTGCCTCCGTTGCTTCCTGCTCTGTCTTTGTCGCTGTGTCGTGCTTGTTAAAGTCCTCTAAGGCATCTGCgtgcaagaaaaatttccaaatgagGTCAACTTACATAAGAAAATGTGCGGAAATCGTATTTTTACCATTTAATAAATCGTCTAATTCGGGATCGTCGTATGTTTCTGTTGATTTTTTCGTCGCCATGGTACTGTCGGGAGTGAAAATTGCGGAAAAAGGTCCAAAGAAATCCTATTTTGAGGGTTTTTCTTGCTAACTCCGAACTCACGAGGGTCAAAGTGCGAAAGATTCAAGACTTTGTTTACGTTTTGCATCAGCTGTTCGCGTTTGA
It encodes:
- the LOC134830388 gene encoding probable ribosome production factor 1; its protein translation is MSDSDSDSSPEMSGNESAASVEKEEKPKRKRLADYLAEKAARLAKEAEEEDDTDPDEEKVLLPAINPVNFVKNKDVRRQKFKRLQVAKKKAEKAERKLRKQEPGPKSRGHTIESLRETDQTTVNDMETEEMEELQKDLETDEFSEYFAKTYEPKVLITYSDNPHTKTRKFGKELNRIIPNSLAKVRNRSSLKKICKSAIREEYTDVIVINESRTQPDGLIVVHLPDGPTAHFKLSNVKLTKELRKSHKDINSHRPEVVLNNFGTRLGLRIGRMLGALFHHDPQFRGRRVATFHNQRDYIFFRHHRYEFGKNGERVKLAELGPRFTLKLRSLQSGLFDTKTGDYEWMITNKRHQMEGRRRFFL
- the LOC134830389 gene encoding peroxisomal biogenesis factor 19: MATKKSTETYDDPELDDLLNDALEDFNKHDTATKTEQEATEAATDNASELWNAEFMQEQAKVFQESMAKLFGEGGDPAAADTVALGFQKMAEAASMAMKNDHEGLSKMDPEFAESIQEVLKGLNEGTEAAQNPFNAEELASMFQGLDMGGENGEAAGFMPFMQSMMQSLLSAEILLPSLKDLVEKYPNYLKENATKLSKEDKEKYEKQFGLIKEVVAELEKEKSSDSADVKKERFNVVLEKMQKMQDLGQPPAELLGDGGGASLPGFDPALNDQCSVM